From Rattus rattus isolate New Zealand chromosome 17, Rrattus_CSIRO_v1, whole genome shotgun sequence, the proteins below share one genomic window:
- the LOC116886420 gene encoding metallothionein-2 isoform X3, whose translation MDPNCSCATDGSCSCAGSCKCKQCKCTSCKKSCCSCCPVGCSKCAQGCVCKGASDKCTCCA comes from the exons ATGGACCCCAACTGCTCCTGTGCCACAG ATGGATCCTGCTCCTGCGCTGGCTCCTGCAAATGCAAACAATGCAAATGCACCTCCTGCAAGAAAA gctgctgctcctgctgccccGTGGGCTGCTCCAAATGTGCCCAGGGCTGTGTCTGCAAAGGTGCCTCAGACAAGTGCACGTGCTGTGCCTGA
- the LOC116886420 gene encoding metallothionein-2 isoform X1, whose product MDPNCSCATDGSCSCAGSCKCKQCKCTSCKKSCCSCCPVGCAKCSQGCICKEASDKCSCCA is encoded by the exons ATGGACCCCAACTGCTCCTGTGCCACAG ATGGATCCTGCTCCTGCGCTGGCTCCTGCAAATGCAAACAATGCAAATGCACCTCCTGCAAGAAAA GCTGCTGTTCCTGCTGCCCCGTGGGCTGTGCGAAGTGCTCCCAGGGCTGCATCTGCAAAGAGGCTTCGGACAAGTGCAGCTGCTGCGCCTGA
- the LOC116886420 gene encoding metallothionein-1 isoform X2: MDPNCSCSTGGSCTCSSSCGCKNCKCTSCKKSCCSCCPVGCSKCAQGCVCKGASDKCTCCA, translated from the exons ATGGACCCCAACTGCTCCTGCTCCACCG GCGGCTCCTGCACCTGCTCCAGCTCCTGTGGCTGCAAGAACTGCAAATGCACCTCCTGCAAGAAGA gctgctgctcctgctgccccGTGGGCTGCTCCAAATGTGCCCAGGGCTGTGTCTGCAAAGGTGCCTCAGACAAGTGCACGTGCTGTGCCTGA